TGTCATAAACCTAAATTGGCTCCGAGGAGTAGCCCAACTGAGCCGACTGCAGCGATGGAAGAACTATCAATTCGCGTCAAAATTGCGGATCGGACCTACAAATTGTTTGTAGAGCCCGAAGCGGAAGCCGTAGTGCGCGAAGCCGCCAAGCTGATTCAGGATGAACTGAAACAATACCGGGACAAGGGCTTTTCGGAAACACAGGAAGCCCTGGCAATGATAGCCTTCGACTGCTTAGTAACTAAGCTCAGAGGAGAACGTAAAATGCAGCGATTACAACAGATGGTATTTGACAAAATCACTCAATTAGACCAGGTTGTCACGCCGGTCGTTTCGACATAGATAACCTACGGGCTATTCACCCGATATAATTTTTCGAGTTCGCGTTCAGGGCACTCGTATCGAAGCAGGTTGATGGTTTTTTGTTCAACCCTAACGATATAGTCCAATGGACACTTGGTTAACGATTCTGGCCGCCCTCCTGGTTGGGGGTGGCATTGGCATACTAATTGGCCGCCAGATGATGGCGAGCGTTCGTGCAAAACACGAAAAAGAAGCAGAAGAGCAGGCAGCAACGATCTTAAAAAACGCTGAGTTACAAGCCGAAAATATCAAAAAAGATCGCATACTAGAGGCAAAGGAGAAATACCTTAAGTTGAAAGCGGAGTTCGAAGAAACAACCAATCAAAAACGGAATATTCTTCTTCAGAACGAGAATAAACTCAAGCAACGCGAACAGCAATTAGCCCAGCAAGCCGACCAGCAACGTACGCGGGAAAACGAATTAAATCAACAGCGGAACGAAATCAATCAGCAAAAGAATAGTCTTTCCCAGCAAATAGACGCCCTCAATAAACGGAAAGAAGATGTAGAACGACGACAGCAGGAAGCCGACCGAATGCTGGCCGACCAAGTGGCTCAACTTGAAAAAATCGCAGGACTTTCGGCCGATCAGGCTCGCGATCAACTGATTGAAACCCTAAAAGCCGAAGCCGAAAGCCGGGCCTCTTCCTATATTAAAAGCATTATTGAAGAAGCTAAGCTGACCGCTACCAAAGAGGCTAAAAAGGTAGTGATCGAAACTATTCAGCGGACCGCAACCGAACACGCTATCGAAAACTGTGTGTCGGTGTTCAATATCGAATCCGACGACGTAAAAGGAAAAGTAATTGGGCGCGAGGGCCGTAATATACGGGCGCTGGAAGCTGCAACTGGCGTTGAAATCATTGTAGACGATACCCCTGAAGCGATTATCATCTCTGGGTTCGACCCTGTCCGTCGGGAAATAGCCCGCCTATCGCTTCACCGGCTCGTTCAGGATGGCCGCATCCACCCGGCGCGTATTGAAGAGATCGTTGCCAAAACCCGCAAGAATATCGAAGACGAGATCGTTGAAATTGGCGAACGGACCGTTATTGATCTGGGCATTCATGGACTGCATCCCGAACTGATCAAAATGGTGGGGCGAATGCGTTTCCGGTCAAGTTATGGCCAGAACCTGCTCCAGCACTCCCGCGAGGTTGCCAAACTTTGTGCCACGATGGCGGCTGA
This window of the Spirosoma aerolatum genome carries:
- the rny gene encoding ribonuclease Y, whose translation is MDTWLTILAALLVGGGIGILIGRQMMASVRAKHEKEAEEQAATILKNAELQAENIKKDRILEAKEKYLKLKAEFEETTNQKRNILLQNENKLKQREQQLAQQADQQRTRENELNQQRNEINQQKNSLSQQIDALNKRKEDVERRQQEADRMLADQVAQLEKIAGLSADQARDQLIETLKAEAESRASSYIKSIIEEAKLTATKEAKKVVIETIQRTATEHAIENCVSVFNIESDDVKGKVIGREGRNIRALEAATGVEIIVDDTPEAIIISGFDPVRREIARLSLHRLVQDGRIHPARIEEIVAKTRKNIEDEIVEIGERTVIDLGIHGLHPELIKMVGRMRFRSSYGQNLLQHSREVAKLCATMAAELGLNAKLAKRAGLLHDIGKVWPEEAELPHAILGMELAKKYKENPEVINAIGAHHDEIEMTSMISPIVQVCDAVSGSRPGARREMMESYIKRLKELEELAGNFPGVTKCYAIQAGRELRIMVDADHVSDERAGVLSYEISQKIEKEMQYPGQIKVTVIREMRAVAYAK
- a CDS encoding cell division protein ZapA — encoded protein: MEELSIRVKIADRTYKLFVEPEAEAVVREAAKLIQDELKQYRDKGFSETQEALAMIAFDCLVTKLRGERKMQRLQQMVFDKITQLDQVVTPVVST